In Carassius carassius chromosome 7, fCarCar2.1, whole genome shotgun sequence, one genomic interval encodes:
- the si:ch73-109d9.1 gene encoding zinc finger and SCAN domain-containing protein 2 isoform X1: MSEALFLTFQSQLSLVMETVLKSAMFEITRLVEDSFLKEVGNRKQELEVLKRRLQLSESKLRERERGRKTRCPDCGRTGESSRDESQPVETVRGLSQRDQSTNQPTLPVDVWSARQRLESNKQTTAHTHSKEKNDVHRQNAKEIITPNSNAQIHQDFLQRILANSVIHSESTSDFKPTVSNVDKSAKNFTLGKETDSNTSRLLQSVSSQDAHEDLLSSSPNSKVKTETELDLLPVKEEEEMVPVWDSVNRDDGCQAEMADPSPGELRGPCDQEEIQVESFPGLNSLDIPDATSYFTPYSVSTLVNQGIRAQHSHLCTTELMLSSIPERSHSFVQPENGQSYPGSKSSVLYSHNDVCPGVKLISHAQNPQRFSQDKHGTPEQIHAERSHHCTQCGKKFARASDLKAHSLNHKGKKPLSCSQCDQTFAYNFELKAHQRNHSGERPHVCPHCGKAFARMSNFRQHQNIHTREKLFSCAQCGMRFNRATNLRVHLRRHSYAGKTYNCPFCGKSFLGPRQMKAHLLKVHGRGGK; this comes from the exons ATGTCAGAAGCGCTTTTCCTCACATTCCAGTCTCAGCTCTCCCTTGTCATGGAGACCGTCCTCAAGTCAGCCATGTTTGAGATAACCAGGCTGGtggaggacagcttcctcaaggAAGTGGGTAATCGGAAACAGGAGCTGGAGGTCTTGAAACGAAGGTTGCAGTTGTCTGAGAGTAAACTGAGGGAGCGGGAACGAGGGAGGAAGACACGGTGCCCGGACTGTGGCCGAACAGGAGAGTCCAGCAGAGATGAGAGCCAGCCTGTCGAGACAGTCCGGG GTCTAAGCCAGAGAGATCAGTCTACCAATCAGCCTACACTACCTGTAGATGTGTGGAGCGCCAGACAACGCCTGGagtctaacaaacaaacaacagcacACACGCACTCTAAGGAGAAGAATGATGTACACAGACAGAATGCAAAAGAGATCATCACACCTAACTCCAATGCACAAATTCATCAGGATTTTCTGCAGAGGATTCTTGCCAATTCAGTCATCCACAGTGAGTCCACTAGTGACTTCAAACCCACAGTGAGCAATGTAGACAAATCCGCCAAAAACTTTACTCTCGGTAAGGAAACGGACTCAAACACCTCAAGACTGTTACAAAGTGTTTCATCTCAGGATGCGCACGAGGACTTGCTGTCGTCTTCACCAAACAGCAAAGTAAAAACAGAAACTGAGCTGGATCTTCTACCTGTTAAGGAGGAGGAAGAGATGGTTCCCGTGTGGGACAGCGTCAACAGAGATGACGGATGCCAAGCAGAAATGGCTGATCCGAGTCCGGGAGAGCTCAGAGGTCCTTGTGATCAGGAGGAGATACAGGTAGAAAGCTTTCCAGGTCTAAACTCTCTCGACATCCCAGATGCCACCTCATATTTCACACCTTATTCAGTCAGCACACTGGTAAATCAAGGTATTAGGGCACAACACAGTCATTTATGCACAACAGAGCTGATGCTCTCTAGCATACCAGAGAGGTCACATTCATTTGTCCAACCAGAAAATGGACAAAGTTATCCTGGTTCAAAGAGTTCCGTCCTCTATTCTCACAATGATGTTTGTCCAGGTGTGAAATTAATCAGCCATGCACAAAACCCACAGCGTTTCTCCCAGGACAAACATGGGACGCCTGAACAAATCCATGCAGAAAGATCCCACCATTGCACCCAATGTGGGAAAAAGTTTGCGAGAGCATCTGACCTCAAGGCTCATTCGCTGAATCACAAGGGCAAGAAGCCTCTGAGCTGTTCGCAGTGCGATCAGACGTTCGCGTACAACTTCGAGCTGAAGGCTCACCAGCGAAACCACTCAGGGGAGCGACCTCATGTCTGTCCGCACTGCGGCAAGGCCTTCGCTCGAATGAGCAACTTCAGGCAGCATCAGAACATCCACACGCGAGAAAAACTCTTCAGCTGCGCTCAATGCGGGATGCGATTCAATCGAGCCACCAACCTGCGAGTTCATCTCAGACGACACAGCTACGCGGGGAAGACTTACAATTGCCCGTTTTGTGGAAAGAGCTTTCTGGGTCCCAGGCAAATGAAGGCTCATTTACTGAAAGTCCATGGAAGAGGAGGGAAATAA
- the si:ch73-109d9.1 gene encoding uncharacterized protein si:ch73-109d9.1 isoform X2 yields the protein MSEALFLTFQSQLSLVMETVLKSAMFEITRLVEDSFLKEVGNRKQELEVLKRRLQLSESKLRERERGRKTRCPDCGRTGESSRDESQPVETVRGLSQRDQSTNQPTLPVDVWSARQRLESNKQTTAHTHSKEKNDVHRQNAKEIITPNSNAQIHQDFLQRILANSVIHSESTSDFKPTVSNVDKSAKNFTLGKETDSNTSRLLQSVSSQDAHEDLLSSSPNSKVKTETELDLLPVKEEEEMVPVWDSVNRDDGCQAEMADPSPGELRGPCDQEEIQIGQRFAEHISTEQGNLLPINKKRTFNVVAREILTQFQVWQRACYSRNIEWGPITAKIISALPQFYGREAEVIIRCTKMLHNRRDYLRRRVKTHITVLKSGETPCISKCTQCCDKYHCPYCETWVYKPRESGSVVNHVQNHLKLAVHEEDFTIVKCNLKCREYAHFHCCYCPATVLRRGQLKTHLTKCKQKFNAEEEFEGTCSFEESPEHQ from the exons ATGTCAGAAGCGCTTTTCCTCACATTCCAGTCTCAGCTCTCCCTTGTCATGGAGACCGTCCTCAAGTCAGCCATGTTTGAGATAACCAGGCTGGtggaggacagcttcctcaaggAAGTGGGTAATCGGAAACAGGAGCTGGAGGTCTTGAAACGAAGGTTGCAGTTGTCTGAGAGTAAACTGAGGGAGCGGGAACGAGGGAGGAAGACACGGTGCCCGGACTGTGGCCGAACAGGAGAGTCCAGCAGAGATGAGAGCCAGCCTGTCGAGACAGTCCGGG GTCTAAGCCAGAGAGATCAGTCTACCAATCAGCCTACACTACCTGTAGATGTGTGGAGCGCCAGACAACGCCTGGagtctaacaaacaaacaacagcacACACGCACTCTAAGGAGAAGAATGATGTACACAGACAGAATGCAAAAGAGATCATCACACCTAACTCCAATGCACAAATTCATCAGGATTTTCTGCAGAGGATTCTTGCCAATTCAGTCATCCACAGTGAGTCCACTAGTGACTTCAAACCCACAGTGAGCAATGTAGACAAATCCGCCAAAAACTTTACTCTCGGTAAGGAAACGGACTCAAACACCTCAAGACTGTTACAAAGTGTTTCATCTCAGGATGCGCACGAGGACTTGCTGTCGTCTTCACCAAACAGCAAAGTAAAAACAGAAACTGAGCTGGATCTTCTACCTGTTAAGGAGGAGGAAGAGATGGTTCCCGTGTGGGACAGCGTCAACAGAGATGACGGATGCCAAGCAGAAATGGCTGATCCGAGTCCGGGAGAGCTCAGAGGTCCTTGTGATCAGGAGGAGATACAG ATCGGCCAAAGGTTTGCAGAGCACATTTCCACGGAACAAGGGAATCTACTGCCCATAAACAAGAAGAGGACGTTCAAT GTTGTGGCCAGAGAGATCCTGACTCAGTTTCAGGTGTGGCAGAGGGCCTGTTATAGCAGGAACATCGAGTGGGGTCCCATTACAGCGAAG ATCATTTCTGCATTGCCGCAGTTTTATGGACGGGAGGCTGAGGTGATCATACGATGTACTAAGATGCTACACAACCGCAGGGATTACCTTCGAAGGAGAGTAAAG ACTCATATTACTGTCCTTAAAAGTGGAGAAACCCCCTGTATCTCTAAGTGCACTCAGTGTTGTGACAAGTATCACTGCCCTTATTGTGAGACCTGGGTCTACAAGCCAAGAGAGTCAGGGAGCGTTGTGAACCACGTCCAGAATCATCTGAAGTTGGCTGTCCATGAGGAGG ATTTCACTATTGTCAAGTGTAACTTAAAATGCAGAGAATATGCACATTTTCATTGCTGCTACTGTCCTGCTACTGTTCTTCGAAGAGGCCAGTTAAAAACACATCTCACAAAATGCAAGCAGAAGTTCAATGCTGAAGAGGAATTTGAAGGAACCTGCTCATTTGAGGAAAGTCCTGAACATCAGTAG
- the si:ch73-109d9.1 gene encoding uncharacterized protein si:ch73-109d9.1 isoform X3 gives MSEALFLTFQSQLSLVMETVLKSAMFEITRLVEDSFLKEVGNRKQELEVLKRRLQLSESKLRERERGRKTRCPDCGRTGESSRDESQPVETVRGLSQRDQSTNQPTLPVDVWSARQRLESNKQTTAHTHSKEKNDVHRQNAKEIITPNSNAQIHQDFLQRILANSVIHSESTSDFKPTVSNVDKSAKNFTLGKETDSNTSRLLQSVSSQDAHEDLLSSSPNSKVKTETELDLLPVKEEEEMVPVWDSVNRDDGCQAEMADPSPGELRGPCDQEEIQIGQRFAEHISTEQGNLLPINKKRTFNVVAREILTQFQVWQRACYSRNIEWGPITAKIISALPQFYGREAEVIIRCTKMLHNRRDYLRRRVKETAVERHLLPVGQRYLVHFQRGDVQNVQL, from the exons ATGTCAGAAGCGCTTTTCCTCACATTCCAGTCTCAGCTCTCCCTTGTCATGGAGACCGTCCTCAAGTCAGCCATGTTTGAGATAACCAGGCTGGtggaggacagcttcctcaaggAAGTGGGTAATCGGAAACAGGAGCTGGAGGTCTTGAAACGAAGGTTGCAGTTGTCTGAGAGTAAACTGAGGGAGCGGGAACGAGGGAGGAAGACACGGTGCCCGGACTGTGGCCGAACAGGAGAGTCCAGCAGAGATGAGAGCCAGCCTGTCGAGACAGTCCGGG GTCTAAGCCAGAGAGATCAGTCTACCAATCAGCCTACACTACCTGTAGATGTGTGGAGCGCCAGACAACGCCTGGagtctaacaaacaaacaacagcacACACGCACTCTAAGGAGAAGAATGATGTACACAGACAGAATGCAAAAGAGATCATCACACCTAACTCCAATGCACAAATTCATCAGGATTTTCTGCAGAGGATTCTTGCCAATTCAGTCATCCACAGTGAGTCCACTAGTGACTTCAAACCCACAGTGAGCAATGTAGACAAATCCGCCAAAAACTTTACTCTCGGTAAGGAAACGGACTCAAACACCTCAAGACTGTTACAAAGTGTTTCATCTCAGGATGCGCACGAGGACTTGCTGTCGTCTTCACCAAACAGCAAAGTAAAAACAGAAACTGAGCTGGATCTTCTACCTGTTAAGGAGGAGGAAGAGATGGTTCCCGTGTGGGACAGCGTCAACAGAGATGACGGATGCCAAGCAGAAATGGCTGATCCGAGTCCGGGAGAGCTCAGAGGTCCTTGTGATCAGGAGGAGATACAG ATCGGCCAAAGGTTTGCAGAGCACATTTCCACGGAACAAGGGAATCTACTGCCCATAAACAAGAAGAGGACGTTCAAT GTTGTGGCCAGAGAGATCCTGACTCAGTTTCAGGTGTGGCAGAGGGCCTGTTATAGCAGGAACATCGAGTGGGGTCCCATTACAGCGAAG ATCATTTCTGCATTGCCGCAGTTTTATGGACGGGAGGCTGAGGTGATCATACGATGTACTAAGATGCTACACAACCGCAGGGATTACCTTCGAAGGAGAGTAAAG